Part of the Xiphophorus couchianus chromosome 19, X_couchianus-1.0, whole genome shotgun sequence genome is shown below.
cACCAAAACCATTCACAATTCAATATAACAACAATCTCATGTCTTTTCCTGACTGattcttgttttaaacttcAGCAAGTCATTTTCTAGATGCctaaatgcatcaaaatactttttttttatataactgaTATTCCTGTTTGtgtaagtaagtaaataaatagttttcccTGAGTGAAACCTTTCACAAGAGGTATTGGAAAACTTCCTTCaagattttgttctttattgACGTAGTAGCAACTCAAAGTTGTTACGATGTTACACATGTGATTGCCTTTGGCCATTATCCTGTTTCTCCAGTCAGACTGTGTGTCTCTGTAAACAATCCCACCCTCCCACTCGCGATGGGAACCTCTAGGGTCTTTAGCGGCAACCTTGGAAAGACCTTCTCACACAATTTCTTGGCTTCCTTCCTTTTTCAAAGCCAGTAGTTGAAAGTTGTGCCTTTCAGTCTGTTGTATCCGTCTTGTCAGGACTTGTTGCTGGCAGAGGTTGAGTCACACTATAAATTTCTTTGGGCGTGTTCTATCCAGACTGGAACCAGTTCTTCATTTAGTGTCTAGAAAAATTGTTGGCACTCCTCCTCCCAGTCTGAAAGGGATTATTGTCTactaaaaagataaaaatgcagATGTTGAAGCAGCTGTGGAAAACATGACTTTTCTGCAAAGCACAAcagcaattaaaataagcaatatCGAGAAGCTCTGTCCTAACAATCTACCAGTTCATTCTCCATTTCTAACATGCAAGATTTTACTGCTTCCATAAAAAATGATGATCATATCTCACGCCACATTTTCCTCAttcctcatttttctttgtttgttcctTTTGAGAACTGACTTCTTAGAAACTAAGGGTTTCTTGTTCTGTTCCTTGAACACATTGGCTAATTTATTCAAACTTGACTTTGGAACcaaatgaaaatacttttttttaatcctctgCTATGTAGATAGAGAATGTTATTGTTCTGAGCAGGAACAAGTCTGCAAGAGCTAGCTTGCTCTGGCACAGCCCAGGGATGTTAGCACGCAGActaaagaaaagacacaaaagctGCAGCTTACATAATTTCAGAAGGTGAATGATACTGAGACCCTTTGGGAGGAGGTGAATGGTTGGGCTGTTATTTGAGCAGAGTAAAGTTAAAACATTGTAAGGCACACAATGCTACTTTTTAAATAGTATTATGATATAAATCTCCATAAAAGAGCATGTAaaaagtgttgttgttttttttcaaacccaCAGCAAATCTCTAAGTAAGACATCCCCCAAGCAACGAATATGTACAAGTCAAAGGAGatgcacaacaacaaaaatatgcacTCAGGTGTGTCTCTTGCGTGCGCTATCCAGAACCATCACACATGTTCAGACAAGGAGACAATCCTGTTCCTGGAAActtaaaacatggaaacaatAAGATTgagtttttaccttttaaaacaaagacagcaaaacaaaaacacctggTAGGTATGCTGCAAACTTTAACTACAAAAAGCATTGACTgcttcaaaatgagaaaagcttaataaattattcatgtCATAATTTGGTTTTACCTTTCATTTCTCCTCTTACAAATGGTAACTTTAATATTGTTAATACAGCAAAAATGGAGCAAAGATCTCAAACATGTCAAGTGTTACAGTTTAGAATATGCATCAATAAGGTTATCGGTTTAAAACTTTGCACCTATTAAGATTTCTACATCATTAAATCAGTCACACACAATACAATTTAATTTCCTTCAGTAGAGATGTTGCCTCTGTGTTTTGAAAGAACATAATGGATAGAAATACATTATACCACATTTTTAAGCCAACATCTATTTTATCCCACTACTTTTTGGAATCAGAACGTAGCTAAAGACTTCTAAGCCAAAGGCAATTGTTACAGATGTAGACAGGAACCAGGCTAAGAAAAGGAGGGGTCTGTAAAGAGACCATGTAATTACAGTATTGCCCCCGTTAATTTTCTGTGTAGATTTTATCCAGTACAGGACCATCTTCACAGCTAGATGACAGCCTgtcaaaaaaaatacacaagatTCCTTCACTCTTTTCAGATTTAAGTGAGTATATTCATTGAAAACGATGATTTTGACTGAGCCAGAGGAGAAAGATaacgaaaaagaaaaagaactccCAGGAGTTTaaatctgaagaagaaaagtcaCATGTTCCTCATCTGATCTCAAAATCCAATTTGTCCACCTGTAtatgaaaaaaacacagctttatttgGAGCTTTGATGATTTCTACTTCAACAGCACAGggtctctctctcacacacacacacacacacacactattgTACACTATGTTCCAGTCAGCATGTTGCTACAGTGTTTAGAAATAACACATCTAgataaatgctttattttggCTTGCATTGCAAGTGGCAGCCTGTTCACTTAACATTTCAATCAGCAAATCGCACTGGCTTTGGAACCTGAAGCTGAAACAAGGTTAAAGTTTAAATTCATATAATTCCCAGATCTAAATTTGATCCCAGGAGCTGACTGGAAACTGTAAAGTGGCCACCAGCAGTAGTTCCAGCCCAGGGAACACTTACATATAGGGCCATGTGGCTAGAAATCCAGATAACACTGTCCGTAGCTTACATACAGCAATTATCTGATGTGAATTGTCTTTATAAGATTCCAACTGGACAACTCTGGGTGAAATGTGGGACTCGTAGTGTCCTAGATGTGTTGTGAACTTCGACAAAATCTGAGCTAATATTATTAATATCTATTATAGATCTTGCTATGCAACCAGATTGGATTTTTGCATACTCTGAGTAAAATTCATAGGGATTTTCTTTCTCCTAACTCGTGGGCTGAGTGGTTCACTGACATCCACTAAGACAAAAGTTGAAGCAATGTTGTATTACACCCATGCAACATTGTTTTTTCAGTACAGGACATTCAGCTGAATTTTATGATGGAAACAAAGATTTAAGTAAACagagaaatgaagaaaacaaaggaagactAAAGGAAAAAGAGTGGAATTCTAACTAAAAGTTCAGCTGAGCtcaagatgttttaaaaataagagcGGTTCTGTTAGAAGCCTCTCTTACTGTCAGTGGCTTCTCGCCAGTGCCATTTCAGattcacaataaatatataaaacacgGTTAAGTTCTTTGAGAGTGACGAGAAGGGAGCCCACAAAGGCGAAGGGAAGGAGGGTGGAGAGGAACATCTGGGGCAGTTCtagcttttcttcattttctttaaccACACCCACGGCCGCATTTCTCCTCTCTGCGCTCCTACCTGTCCACGGGAGCCAAATTTGTGCGTCAAAAGATCGGCACGAAGTTGAACTGAGACGGaataaagggaaaataaataagcCGGTGGTTCTTTCAGTGAGATATGGATTAAACATCGCAAAGTAAGTGAAGGTaaactattttgaaaatgtcttagACGGATTTGCCAATGTTCATGTTCGCGTTTCAGACAGAAATTAAACCTTGAGGTCGCGGTTCGCTAGTCCGCACTGAGCAGACCTACTCATTTGGAACCGATTGTCTGTGATTTAGAATATGAAAATACTGTCTCAGAGCGATTCTTCCCACGAAAATATGTAGAGAGCGCGGGCAGTTAGTGCGTAAAAgccgtttttaaaaaaatatatctagcTTTAAGACGCATTGAGACTCAATAATAGATTTTCTTCAACGTGAAAATGCTGACAAAAGGAGACTGGCATGCGCTAACCTCATTTCAGAAGTGACTATTTGCCTAAAAATGCCCTAAAGAAAAGACTGAACAGTTTGTgggtgtgtaaaaaaaaaaaaagctgtttcagcTTGTGTCCTTTGTTATCAGTTTGGGCTGTGATTTTACAAACGCCTTCTTGATATGATTAAAATTCGGAAGttggagatgtttttttattatttttatttccaatcaGGTTTGATCTGAAGTCCTGATATTTATCCCCCTAGAAAAATGTCTATTGGCTAAAACTCAACTGGCTCTGAAAACATGATGTTCGTGacccatttttttttacatttccactTCCAGGTGAAAGGAGAAACAGTAACCATAGAGAGAAGAATTTCAGACAACAGATATTTGACTACAAGTCAGCAACATGGACTGGAAAACCTTCCAAGCCCTCCTCAGTGGAGTGAACAAATACTCCACTGCATTTGGACGAGTATGGCTGTCGGTGGTGtttgtgttcagggtgatggtGTACGTGGTCGCAGCTGAACGGGTTTGGGGAGATGAGCAGAAGGACTTTGACTGCAACACCAAGCAGCCTGGCTGTCCCAACGTCTGCTACGATCACTTCTTCCCCATCTCCCACATCCGCCTGTGGGCCCTGCAGCTCATCTTCGTCACCTGCCCTTCGTTCATGGTGGTGATGCATGTGGCGTACCGCGATGATCGCGAGCGAAAGCACAGGGCCAAATTCGGTGATGACAGCAAGCTATACAACAACACTGGCAAAAAACATGGTGGGTTGTGGTGGACCTACCTGGTCAGTCTTTTTGCAAAAACAGGTATTGAGATTGCCTTCCTCTACATCCTTCACCACATCTACGACAGCTTCTACCTACCGAGGCTCGTCAAATGCGAGGTGATACCCTGTCCCAATGTGGTTGATTGTTATATCGGTCACCCAACAGAGAAGAAGGTCTTCACCTACTTCATGGTTGGAGCTTCGGCCCTCTGTATCGTCCTGAACATATGCGAGATCATCTATCTCATCTCCAAGAGAATTGCACGGATcataaaaaagtgcaaaagGCACAATCACAACATTGTGCATCATGACGACTATACCAGCGACAATTTACACAACTTCAACATGGCTGTGCCAAAGAGAGATATGGATGATAAGCCTCCATCCTTCAGGAATGTCTGCAAATCACCACACCGGCTGGATGTACTCTCAGATCCAAAGACACGGGCCTCTGCTCCCAACTTGACCCAATCATGGTCATGATGGAAGTCAGGCCACAGCTCAAGAGTTGAGAACTGCTTTGGCTGGATCCCAGGtcacaaacctttaaaaaaaattacagatgcAGACTCGTGGGCCAAATTACAGAATGTTTCAGAGCTGCGTCATTGGTACTGGATTCATTGTGACTTTGTGTCTGCATCTAAAACGCTCAAGGAATTGTTTGAACTTCGGTCTCCAAGTCAACATCCACAATATTTACAAGTCAACTGTTAAATTTACGTTTGATTTGTAGGTGATACATGGCTGTCCTTTTTGGATATATCTCTGTGCCATTTCAGCtcttctactttttaaaataagccaGTGAAGGTTTTATCAGCTATACTTTTGAGTAGTGTTGGCATGGAGAGGGAGGGAAATAAGTGTCACAAAAGAAGCAAAGACACACCTGGTGGAAGTATTCACCCTCCCTGCCAGTGTCTACAGTGGTGTGTCAGAAACTGATGTCATAATCTACAGTTTAGCCATTAAAAAGggatttttacaatttaatttacaCTCAGATTATGGTTTTAGCTTCATGATTTCATGTAAATCCAGTGAAGAAAAGGACACCCATCATCATGTGAATGTAGATGCTTCAGAGCTTGTATAAAAGGTGTCCAGAAATGAGCTTTCTTATTCTCACAGAcaaaatcaaatgcatttgttttgcatttcatgtttttaaaatccttgCTCTCTCTGTCAGGTTTGTGCTGCTTAGACTCCTTGTGTTTTGACATGTTTGTGCACAACCTCACCCTATCCAAGACCACTGTTGATTCAAGTCAGCCTCAAAGGAATACTGCTGTTTAATTCTGTCTTTAGTGCTGAATCATGTTGGATGAAAACTGGACAGACCTGGATGCGGCTTGTGGAACTGTAACAGTCCAATCTAGACGTCACCTGGAAATGTCTTAATTGCAGATGCTGTTAATACTTGTCCTTTTTGTAAAAGTGTAAACGTATGATGACAATGTGtgtctttgctgtttttgaatTGAGATTCATTATTAGATACAAGCAATTTCTTTAAGAGAAAACATGCtgtaaatatagattttaattCTGCATGTGGATCCTGACAATCTTCATCTAAGGAGCTAGTCATGTTTTATGACGAATCCTGGCATCGGCATAAATTTGTGCCAGATATGCATCTGAATATGCTGTGGGTCATAATGAAATTGTTTCCCATAATTGCTACGTACTTTTCCAGGTATTTTTTGGACTACGCAACAACCTCAGGTTGCCTGTTGGACTTGTTATTCAGGTTTCTTTAAGTTACGCCAACTGAAATGCTTTGTCTTGTCCTGGATGTTTTCTTAGAACTGGAAATTTTCCACAGAGACAATAAGAAATCTACTCACAATAGTTCCTCAGATGGTCATTAAAAGATACGTCTTCCTGAAGAAgtataaaagcataaaaaggtACATCTGATGCCCTCTACTGTTACTGGTACTCTACGGTAGGGGTGTGAAAAACctgaatataaattatttttttattgcagttggACAATCTAACCCTAAAATATTATGGAAGAGGCAgcctttcattttaaaacatttattagttggAGGGGGAAAAAGTTTTTAACTTCACAGCTGCaacatttaccatttttatgAAGAGATGcaagtgaaacataaaaataataatccatgGCTTCCGTTTTTCATCGGTGTCCTgcaaattttcatttagaaactccaaacttttccagacaccattttctcaatattttttgcCAGTATTGAAGCTATGATTGGCATTCAAGTACAAACCATTTTCCAAGTTGGGTTTTATGggttatttttcacaaatgcagttaaaatcCTGATGCAAAGAGATGTGTAGGCTAAAGAAGCAAATACCGGTGAAATGGCTTGCACCCCAAGCACCTTTATCTCTGCAGGCAACCCAatgtgccttgcccagaggcactcAGACACGCAGCAGGGGATGAAACGGAAATCTGAATCAcaatttttccaaattcaagacaGCTACTCTTCCAACTGTTGTCCTCATTAAGTAAGTGTGTGAAATAGACAAGAACTGAAGCAGAGTTGTGGaaaatcaaatctaaaaaaaaaaaaatcatccaaataccttagatttttttctttagataatGGGATAAGTAGTATCCCATTCAAAATAGAAACGATGAGAACATTCCATTCGAGTGAGGCAGAGAAATGACATTGCAATGCattttcactgtgttttatcaagtccgACAACTCAAAAATACCTTAACATGGTGCAATCAAATCAACAACACATTTAAGGCGGTGAGCAGTCTGACAGAAGTCAGTCTAACTCTCAGACCACCACCAGCACGCTATGGAGATGAAGTGTCTTCTCCAAGGACACAATGACTGAGACAGATGGAGCTGGCTTTTGAATGCACTGGTTACAGGATGAACTACTTCCTGAACCACTCTCACCCCATGTGCATTGCTCTTCATAACTCACAAATACTGTACCAACAGGAAAACAGGCAAACAAACGATGAAAGTGTGGAAAAGCTCTATTTGCTAAGAGGCCTGTGGATTTCCCTGAgtcccattttttaaaattttaaagaaaaatcttgtGGGCACCatcagaaactgaaaaactgaatcCATTTTACAGGTTAatcatctaaaacattttgtcaaatcaaCAAAGATTTGACAAAATCAGTACTCC
Proteins encoded:
- the gjb3 gene encoding gap junction protein beta 3 — protein: MDWKTFQALLSGVNKYSTAFGRVWLSVVFVFRVMVYVVAAERVWGDEQKDFDCNTKQPGCPNVCYDHFFPISHIRLWALQLIFVTCPSFMVVMHVAYRDDRERKHRAKFGDDSKLYNNTGKKHGGLWWTYLVSLFAKTGIEIAFLYILHHIYDSFYLPRLVKCEVIPCPNVVDCYIGHPTEKKVFTYFMVGASALCIVLNICEIIYLISKRIARIIKKCKRHNHNIVHHDDYTSDNLHNFNMAVPKRDMDDKPPSFRNVCKSPHRLDVLSDPKTRASAPNLTQSWS